From a region of the Cyclopterus lumpus isolate fCycLum1 chromosome 5, fCycLum1.pri, whole genome shotgun sequence genome:
- the rpl29 gene encoding 60S ribosomal protein L29 has protein sequence MAKSKNHTTHNQSRKAHRNGIKKPRSQRYESLKGVDPKFLKNMRFAKKHNKKGMKGMRKAAAVQAK, from the exons ATGGCGAAGTCTAAGAATCACACAACCCACAACCAGT CCCGTAAAGCCCACAGAAATGGCATCAAGAAGCCCAGATCTCAGCGCTACGAGTCACTGAAGGGG GTGGACCCTAAGTTCCTGAAGAACATGCGCTTTGCTAAGAAGCACAACAAGAAGGGCATGAAGGGGATGCGGAAGGCGGCGGCAGTTCAAGCGAAATAA